The Bacillus oleivorans genome has a window encoding:
- a CDS encoding DUF4181 domain-containing protein, producing MEPFELILILLVILLVSDWFLKKKFQITSREPYFYKPINKVQRYGEIIIHIIFWIVFPIVMARESGILFWTWIFLYLTFLSGFRFTMEWKYEREKRQYLLTTSKFIWIILFISSIIYLT from the coding sequence ATGGAACCTTTTGAGTTGATCTTAATCTTGTTGGTCATTTTATTGGTTTCAGATTGGTTCCTAAAAAAGAAATTTCAAATTACGAGCAGAGAACCTTATTTTTATAAGCCAATAAATAAGGTACAAAGGTACGGGGAAATTATTATTCACATTATATTCTGGATCGTCTTCCCTATAGTAATGGCCAGAGAAAGCGGTATTCTGTTTTGGACATGGATCTTCCTCTATTTGACCTTTTTATCTGGATTTAGATTTACAATGGAATGGAAATACGAGCGTGAAAAAAGGCAGTACCTATTAACAACCAGCAAATTTATCTGGATTATTCTATTTATCAGCTCTATTATTTATTTAACATGA
- a CDS encoding S8 family serine peptidase — protein MKAKKSLLIAIISLLCFSTVAFGASVPQKTVTQKSLATGQQSLEASLDKSISPDEEVRVIVELEQEPAITVAQKQGKQYKNLSKAEKEQLKAERKAAQKAVKEQAKAKKIQLKEHVSFTTVSNGFSADVKYGQIGELAAVEGVKEVYISTEYTRPEEEPDMVYSKELIQAQSAWRDYGYKGEGMIVGVIDTGIDPSHKDFVLSDLEAAELSEEEITSLVAENGLPGKFYTDKVPYGYNYIDGNSEIKDLAGPNASMHGMHVAGTVAANGDEENGGIKGVAPEAQVLALKVFSNDPNMASTWGDIYIKAIDDAIVLGADVLNMSLGSTAGFVDANNPEQQAVARAVENGVLMAISAGNSAHLGNGYRNPDVSNPDYGVVGSPGISYDSLQVASIENSFMDLDAITYSFGDTTGKAPFLSASSVHPNDVEQKSFEVVYAGVGGAADFEGLDIEGKYALVVRGTHAFTDKAINAQKAGAAGVIIYNNTSGYVNMATDPAITIPQLFMLKTDGDKLKAALDAKQTVTVSFEGDKTTAANPEAGKMSAFTSWGVTPNLDFKPEITAPGGQIYSTLNNDKYGMMSGTSMAAPHVAGGAALVMQRVDEDFGYEGFDRALMAKNILMNTSSPVLDKGTVPTAFGWEVPYSPRRQGAGLMQLHSALSTPVVVTEKKSGEAKVALKEVGDKFTFTLVAKNYSNETAVYNVAANLQTDFAGWGELGYLANELQAQPILNAAILVNGSEETTVTLKPGQKKNVTVTVDLSNAQVVDPSQSWTTLIDIEEMFESGFWVEGFVTFTDVSDTNPTLTVPYVGFNGDWNKAPIFDGTVYDEASFYGVAGLLDNNYNYLGYNPLADEYHKELIAISPNGDGVQDGAVPAFSLLRNVKQITFSILDENGKEIRKLRTENNQRKHYYDGGRAAYYSLNASRLWDGTINGALAEDGLYYYELEAVIDYPGAEPQTLVLPVKVDTVAPTVEAALSEDGTKVAITASDNEGGSGLSYIDVYVNGESVVDGVLAPSTTEFVLPEGTSPEAEIEVVAVDHAGNSSTATEADDTSEGGSEEGSNEDGDASGQDSTVPYVNLVSPEAFSIFNTNEVVLSGTINEPSGLKEFTVAGNPVETAYNEETKLYEFNTSIQLADGIHHLDVKAVDNEDNEIAFKRMIFVDTTVPVIEVSGVPKSGTVKNNVKSIKVDVTVADNFDEIRLYQNGSEIYYHEGLADSYEMRSFEHVIEDLVLQLQEGENVFTFEATDLAGNTTAYTVKVVKESKK, from the coding sequence TTGAAAGCAAAGAAAAGTTTACTCATAGCAATAATTTCACTCCTATGCTTTTCAACCGTTGCATTTGGTGCTTCTGTACCGCAAAAGACAGTTACACAGAAGTCACTGGCAACTGGACAGCAATCGTTAGAGGCTAGTTTGGACAAGTCCATTAGTCCTGACGAAGAAGTGCGTGTCATTGTAGAGCTGGAACAAGAACCAGCTATTACTGTCGCACAAAAACAGGGCAAACAATACAAAAATCTTTCTAAAGCAGAAAAAGAACAATTAAAAGCAGAAAGAAAAGCAGCACAAAAAGCTGTTAAAGAGCAAGCTAAGGCTAAAAAAATTCAATTAAAAGAACATGTTAGCTTTACAACAGTTTCTAATGGTTTTAGTGCTGACGTAAAATATGGTCAAATTGGGGAGTTAGCAGCGGTTGAAGGTGTTAAGGAAGTATACATATCTACTGAATACACTCGTCCAGAAGAAGAGCCTGACATGGTTTATAGTAAAGAACTAATACAGGCACAATCAGCTTGGCGCGATTATGGATACAAAGGGGAAGGGATGATTGTTGGTGTAATCGACACGGGAATTGACCCTTCACATAAAGACTTTGTGTTAAGTGACCTTGAGGCAGCTGAACTTTCAGAGGAAGAGATTACTAGTTTAGTAGCTGAAAATGGACTGCCAGGAAAATTTTACACAGACAAGGTTCCATATGGGTATAACTACATTGACGGAAATTCTGAAATTAAAGATCTTGCTGGCCCAAATGCTTCCATGCACGGCATGCACGTTGCCGGAACGGTAGCAGCCAATGGTGATGAGGAAAATGGCGGAATCAAAGGGGTTGCACCTGAAGCTCAAGTGCTAGCTCTTAAAGTATTCTCCAATGATCCAAATATGGCATCCACATGGGGAGATATTTACATCAAGGCAATTGATGATGCGATTGTTCTAGGTGCAGATGTCTTAAACATGAGTTTGGGTTCGACTGCAGGATTTGTAGATGCAAATAATCCTGAGCAACAAGCGGTTGCGCGTGCTGTTGAAAACGGCGTCTTAATGGCTATTTCAGCAGGTAACTCAGCTCATCTTGGAAATGGATATAGAAATCCTGATGTCTCAAACCCTGATTATGGGGTTGTTGGTTCACCAGGTATTTCATACGATTCATTACAGGTAGCTTCGATTGAAAATTCATTTATGGATTTAGATGCGATTACGTATAGCTTTGGCGATACGACAGGAAAAGCTCCTTTCCTTTCAGCATCATCTGTACATCCGAATGATGTAGAGCAGAAGTCGTTTGAGGTGGTTTATGCAGGTGTTGGCGGGGCTGCAGACTTTGAGGGTCTTGATATAGAAGGTAAATATGCCCTAGTTGTACGTGGAACTCATGCATTTACGGATAAAGCGATAAATGCACAAAAGGCAGGGGCAGCTGGGGTCATTATTTACAACAATACGAGCGGCTACGTTAACATGGCAACTGATCCGGCTATTACGATTCCTCAGTTATTTATGTTAAAAACAGATGGTGATAAATTAAAAGCTGCTCTAGATGCTAAACAAACAGTAACCGTTTCTTTTGAAGGCGATAAAACAACTGCAGCAAACCCTGAAGCTGGTAAAATGAGTGCTTTCACGTCTTGGGGTGTAACGCCTAACCTTGACTTTAAGCCTGAAATTACAGCTCCAGGCGGTCAAATTTATTCTACATTAAATAATGATAAGTACGGTATGATGAGCGGTACATCAATGGCTGCTCCGCATGTAGCGGGAGGTGCAGCACTCGTCATGCAGCGGGTGGATGAGGACTTTGGCTATGAAGGCTTTGATCGTGCTTTAATGGCGAAAAATATCCTGATGAACACATCTTCTCCTGTGTTAGACAAAGGAACGGTTCCAACGGCATTTGGCTGGGAAGTTCCGTATTCACCACGCCGTCAAGGGGCTGGATTAATGCAGCTTCATTCAGCGCTTTCGACTCCGGTTGTAGTAACAGAGAAAAAGTCAGGAGAAGCAAAGGTTGCGCTTAAAGAAGTAGGAGATAAATTTACTTTTACACTTGTAGCTAAAAACTATAGTAATGAAACAGCCGTTTATAATGTAGCTGCAAATCTGCAAACGGATTTTGCCGGCTGGGGAGAATTAGGCTATCTAGCTAATGAATTGCAGGCACAGCCAATCTTAAATGCTGCGATTCTAGTAAATGGAAGTGAAGAAACAACGGTGACATTGAAACCTGGCCAGAAGAAAAACGTAACAGTTACAGTTGATCTTTCTAATGCTCAGGTAGTCGACCCTTCGCAAAGCTGGACAACGCTAATAGATATTGAGGAAATGTTTGAGAGCGGCTTTTGGGTCGAAGGCTTTGTAACTTTCACAGATGTTTCCGATACGAATCCAACTTTAACTGTTCCGTATGTTGGCTTTAATGGAGACTGGAATAAGGCCCCGATCTTTGATGGAACAGTCTATGATGAAGCATCATTCTATGGTGTTGCTGGTTTGTTAGATAACAACTACAATTACTTAGGATATAATCCATTAGCCGATGAATATCATAAAGAATTGATTGCGATATCTCCAAATGGCGATGGTGTTCAAGATGGTGCAGTACCAGCATTCTCATTACTGCGAAATGTGAAACAGATCACCTTTAGCATCTTAGATGAAAATGGCAAGGAAATTAGAAAACTTCGGACAGAGAATAATCAGCGCAAGCATTATTATGATGGCGGCCGTGCAGCATACTATTCATTAAATGCTTCTCGTTTATGGGATGGTACAATTAACGGTGCCTTAGCAGAGGACGGTTTATACTATTACGAATTAGAAGCAGTCATTGATTATCCTGGGGCTGAACCGCAAACACTGGTCCTTCCAGTAAAAGTGGATACAGTTGCGCCAACTGTTGAAGCAGCTCTTAGTGAGGACGGAACAAAAGTGGCGATTACGGCTAGCGATAATGAAGGCGGATCTGGACTCTCTTATATTGATGTATATGTAAATGGAGAATCAGTGGTTGATGGCGTTTTAGCACCTTCGACAACAGAATTTGTTTTACCAGAAGGAACTTCTCCTGAAGCTGAAATAGAGGTTGTCGCAGTGGATCATGCAGGTAACAGCAGTACAGCAACTGAAGCTGATGACACTTCTGAAGGTGGATCAGAGGAAGGATCAAATGAAGATGGAGATGCTTCAGGGCAAGATTCAACCGTTCCTTATGTAAATTTAGTTAGTCCAGAAGCATTTAGTATTTTTAATACAAATGAGGTAGTACTGTCAGGTACGATCAACGAGCCATCTGGCTTAAAAGAGTTTACTGTTGCAGGAAATCCGGTGGAGACCGCATACAATGAAGAGACAAAGCTCTATGAGTTTAATACCTCCATTCAATTAGCGGATGGAATTCACCACTTGGATGTTAAAGCAGTTGATAACGAGGATAATGAAATTGCTTTTAAACGAATGATTTTCGTAGATACAACTGTACCTGTAATTGAGGTAAGCGGAGTTCCGAAAAGTGGTACAGTAAAGAATAATGTGAAAAGTATTAAAGTAGATGTTACAGTAGCTGATAATTTTGATGAAATTCGCTTGTATCAAAATGGAAGCGAAATCTATTATCACGAAGGTCTTGCTGATTCATATGAAATGAGAAGCTTTGAACATGTAATTGAGGATCTTGTCCTTCAGTTACAAGAAGGTGAAAATGTCTTTACCTTTGAGGCAACAGACCTTGCTGGAAATACAACTGCTTATACGGTTAAAGTTGTAAAGGAAAGTAAAAAGTAA
- a CDS encoding DUF6359 domain-containing protein, with amino-acid sequence MKQLRSASLRLILSFVLVVSLISPFVSKAETADAISVAEAIANNTGTATVEGYIVGHTTGTNSYDREAPFANDYNLAIADSPTETDPAKILPVQLTSEFRLQFGLQTNPDIIGSKIQVKGSLEPYFTVPGLRQPTSITFVEGEPNPEEPGDPQALTIADAKTKTGQMVTIEGVVTADNDAIGGGRLSTYMQDETGGINIFAFDPSTYPSLDEGDLVEVTGTITIYNGLTEIEPEANGIQVVAENQPLPSPQTITLADFMNEATAEPFEGTLVQVEGYVQSVLSSHAGGGYNVTIVDEEFNGTTLRVMEGTNAISSIEQGKWYSFTGIMSQYNSYQLLPRSSEDIQLLENQPPAPDPSGEYEAVVSRVVDGDTINITTPVLGTTSVRFVNIDTPETYHNPQNELDQSQLEHGLAAKEYMSTLLEPGDEVIVKVGEEPLDDYGRLLAQVIRKEDNLNTNLEMVQKGYAVTYFIWPVGDMDEYEIYQAAVREASQAGLGIWNPEDPLLELPFEFRAREQGGGLDKPVGHSDTKEYVAPELWETVPVDKRIFFWSEAEAQAAGFTPADGETNPEEPSIFTIADARKLADGETVTVEGVITTVPGSWGSKGFYVQDETGGIYVYQSGTGISQGDLVRIEGTLGQFNEEKQLTNPTIKVLSSNQPLPEAVIVSPAEVNQDVQGELVKLDGVTITEIKEQSYGTVEFLAVKGEESVLVRIDNRTGYDYAAFTSQFKEGDVINVTGIASIFRGTFQVKPRGEADLELSYVDDSIGSFTFTTAPGDGRKTKVILTGQELKDFRAGKLTIQFDEKALNFLGAESLTDDLTDPVVSEAKGKVELAFAKLGETGLEGNQDLYALTFVQKGKADQAWNIQVKDIFLADSEGNEEEQAGFIYYFSGETSSLSGDVNGDGQVSLADLALLSALIGTESEAEIEKADLNQDGQVDEKDYKILVKFI; translated from the coding sequence ATGAAGCAGTTACGTTCAGCGAGTTTAAGGCTTATTTTATCATTCGTTTTAGTGGTTAGCTTAATTTCTCCATTTGTTTCAAAGGCGGAAACAGCTGATGCGATATCGGTTGCTGAAGCAATTGCAAACAATACGGGTACAGCGACAGTAGAAGGCTATATTGTCGGGCATACAACCGGAACCAACTCATACGATAGAGAGGCTCCGTTTGCTAATGATTACAACCTTGCGATCGCAGACTCTCCAACTGAAACAGACCCAGCAAAAATTCTGCCTGTTCAATTAACATCCGAGTTCAGATTGCAATTTGGTTTGCAAACAAATCCCGATATAATAGGCAGTAAAATTCAGGTGAAAGGCAGTCTGGAACCATATTTCACAGTTCCTGGTTTGAGGCAGCCAACTTCCATTACATTTGTAGAAGGTGAACCTAACCCGGAAGAGCCAGGTGATCCTCAAGCCCTTACTATAGCAGATGCCAAAACCAAAACTGGCCAGATGGTCACCATCGAGGGAGTTGTGACCGCTGATAATGACGCGATTGGCGGAGGAAGGCTTTCTACATACATGCAGGACGAAACGGGCGGAATCAATATTTTTGCCTTTGATCCGAGTACCTACCCTTCACTTGATGAAGGGGATCTAGTTGAAGTCACAGGAACGATCACAATATACAATGGATTAACGGAAATCGAACCAGAAGCAAACGGGATTCAAGTCGTTGCCGAAAATCAGCCGCTGCCAAGTCCGCAAACGATTACGCTTGCAGACTTTATGAATGAAGCGACAGCTGAGCCGTTTGAGGGAACTCTCGTGCAAGTAGAAGGTTATGTGCAATCTGTGCTAAGCAGCCATGCAGGCGGCGGATACAATGTAACGATTGTAGATGAAGAATTCAATGGAACCACTCTTCGCGTTATGGAAGGAACAAACGCGATTTCCTCCATTGAACAGGGTAAGTGGTACTCGTTTACAGGAATCATGAGCCAGTATAATTCGTATCAGCTGCTTCCGCGCTCAAGTGAAGACATCCAACTTTTAGAAAATCAGCCGCCTGCACCAGACCCATCAGGAGAATATGAAGCAGTGGTTTCTCGTGTGGTGGATGGGGACACGATTAACATCACAACACCTGTCTTAGGCACAACAAGTGTTCGTTTTGTCAATATTGATACACCGGAAACATACCATAATCCGCAAAATGAATTAGATCAAAGCCAATTGGAGCATGGTCTTGCAGCTAAAGAATATATGAGCACCCTTCTTGAGCCAGGGGATGAGGTCATCGTTAAAGTCGGTGAAGAACCGCTTGATGATTACGGACGTTTGCTTGCTCAAGTGATCCGTAAAGAGGATAATCTTAATACAAACTTAGAAATGGTGCAAAAGGGATATGCCGTTACATACTTTATCTGGCCAGTTGGAGACATGGATGAGTATGAAATCTATCAGGCGGCAGTAAGAGAAGCTAGTCAAGCAGGATTAGGCATTTGGAATCCTGAGGATCCGCTGTTAGAATTGCCATTTGAGTTCAGAGCGCGTGAACAAGGCGGCGGTCTTGATAAGCCGGTAGGCCATTCTGATACAAAGGAATATGTCGCACCAGAACTTTGGGAAACTGTTCCTGTCGATAAGCGAATTTTCTTCTGGTCTGAAGCGGAAGCACAAGCCGCAGGTTTCACACCAGCAGATGGTGAAACGAATCCTGAAGAGCCGTCAATTTTCACAATTGCTGATGCTCGTAAATTAGCGGACGGCGAAACTGTAACAGTAGAAGGGGTAATAACTACCGTTCCTGGAAGCTGGGGCTCTAAAGGATTTTACGTCCAAGATGAAACTGGCGGAATTTATGTTTATCAATCTGGCACTGGTATCTCTCAAGGAGATCTAGTAAGAATTGAGGGTACTCTTGGGCAATTTAATGAAGAAAAACAGCTGACTAATCCGACAATTAAAGTGCTGTCATCGAATCAGCCTCTTCCTGAAGCAGTGATCGTGTCTCCAGCAGAGGTCAATCAAGACGTGCAAGGGGAGTTAGTTAAACTGGACGGAGTTACAATTACCGAAATTAAAGAACAAAGCTATGGAACAGTTGAATTTTTAGCGGTTAAAGGGGAAGAGTCAGTCCTTGTCCGTATTGATAACCGTACAGGTTATGATTATGCTGCATTTACTTCTCAGTTTAAAGAAGGGGACGTCATTAACGTAACGGGGATTGCCAGCATATTCAGAGGTACCTTCCAAGTAAAGCCGCGAGGAGAGGCAGACCTTGAATTATCCTACGTAGATGATTCGATTGGGTCATTTACTTTTACGACAGCACCTGGAGATGGCAGAAAGACAAAAGTGATATTGACTGGTCAAGAGCTTAAAGATTTTCGCGCAGGAAAACTTACGATTCAATTTGATGAAAAAGCTCTTAACTTCTTAGGAGCGGAAAGCTTAACCGATGATTTGACAGACCCAGTCGTTTCTGAAGCAAAAGGAAAAGTTGAACTGGCATTTGCAAAGCTCGGAGAAACTGGTCTAGAAGGGAACCAAGATTTATATGCCCTTACCTTTGTACAAAAAGGCAAAGCTGATCAGGCTTGGAACATTCAAGTAAAAGATATTTTTCTAGCAGACTCTGAAGGGAATGAAGAAGAACAGGCTGGGTTCATCTACTATTTTTCTGGTGAAACATCAAGTCTATCAGGCGATGTTAACGGAGATGGTCAAGTATCACTGGCTGATCTTGCTTTACTATCAGCCTTAATTGGCACAGAGTCAGAAGCAGAAATCGAAAAAGCGGATCTTAATCAGGATGGGCAAGTAGATGAGAAAGATTATAAGATTCTTGTAAAATTCATTTAA
- a CDS encoding ROK family protein codes for MKFGAIEAGGTKFVCAIGDETGSIIQKAVFPTTTPGETFLKVFDFFRNKEIDALGIGSFGPIDIDPKSEKYGFITSTPKPGWGQVDFLGSMKSKLNVPIGFDTDVNAAALGEVIWGAAKGLDSCLYMTVGTGIGVGAIVDGKTLKGFTHPEMGHILVRKNHSDEFQGVCPYHGDCLEGMASGPAITARWGKKGQELSDNEKVWELEADYLAQALMAYTLILSPHRIVIGGGVMKQSQLFPLIRKKVFEKLNGYVQHPIIIEKIDEWIVPPGLGDEAGVKGALALAAKSVRGELPM; via the coding sequence ATGAAATTCGGTGCTATAGAAGCTGGCGGGACAAAATTTGTCTGTGCAATCGGAGATGAAACGGGATCTATCATTCAAAAAGCTGTGTTTCCAACAACAACTCCGGGTGAGACTTTTTTAAAGGTGTTTGATTTTTTCAGAAACAAAGAGATTGATGCTTTAGGGATCGGCTCATTTGGACCGATTGATATTGACCCTAAAAGTGAAAAGTACGGCTTCATTACAAGTACGCCAAAACCAGGCTGGGGTCAGGTAGATTTTCTCGGAAGCATGAAAAGTAAATTAAATGTGCCAATTGGCTTTGATACAGATGTAAATGCAGCTGCTCTGGGAGAGGTAATATGGGGAGCAGCCAAAGGTCTGGATAGCTGTTTGTACATGACGGTTGGAACAGGAATTGGGGTAGGTGCCATTGTCGACGGGAAAACATTGAAAGGATTCACGCATCCGGAAATGGGCCATATTCTTGTTCGCAAAAATCACTCGGACGAATTTCAGGGAGTCTGCCCCTACCATGGTGATTGCCTAGAGGGAATGGCGTCAGGTCCTGCTATTACAGCAAGATGGGGTAAAAAAGGACAAGAGCTCTCCGATAATGAAAAAGTGTGGGAGCTAGAAGCGGATTATCTGGCACAAGCATTAATGGCCTACACGCTTATCCTATCCCCTCATAGAATAGTGATTGGGGGAGGAGTTATGAAACAATCTCAGCTTTTCCCATTGATTCGCAAGAAAGTGTTTGAAAAGTTAAATGGGTATGTTCAGCATCCGATCATTATTGAAAAAATAGATGAATGGATTGTACCTCCAGGGTTAGGGGATGAAGCGGGGGTAAAGGGAGCGCTAGCATTGGCTGCAAAAAGCGTAAGAGGAGAGTTACCGATGTAA
- a CDS encoding AbrB family transcriptional regulator, with protein MRLKPFLITLLIAVTAGFIFNQVGMFLPWMLGPLFSLAFIKFFYKGSLYWPISFRNFGLLILGVQLGSSFTKEAALLMVTQLPIMLVTTVLIIGFSVATAFVLKRWTDLTYSTVLLGSFPGGLSQMVLLGEETKDADEAVIAFMQTFRVMMVITIVPWLIFHVVAKGQEVPVLASADVTFRYLPEIDPMALFWLIAGLPVLIWAAKKISFPIPYLLMPLLLVGILNIVGFPSPSMPTLWIDGAQLLFGTYLGVKMKFDKEHFSFKMLSICFILNLLLIGFCILLAEGLFALFQLPFNEMFLSTAPGGIAEMAVTAIAVEADISTVTSFHLFRIFMILLIATPLMKFLFAERDIVPQEQESRKRMHV; from the coding sequence GTGAGACTCAAACCGTTTTTGATCACCTTACTTATTGCTGTAACAGCAGGATTTATTTTTAATCAGGTGGGAATGTTTTTGCCGTGGATGTTAGGTCCACTTTTTTCATTGGCATTTATAAAATTTTTTTACAAAGGATCTTTATACTGGCCAATCTCGTTCAGAAACTTTGGATTACTTATACTGGGGGTTCAGCTAGGGAGTTCTTTTACAAAAGAGGCAGCTCTGCTGATGGTAACCCAATTGCCAATTATGCTAGTGACCACTGTGTTAATTATTGGATTTTCTGTTGCAACTGCTTTTGTGTTAAAAAGGTGGACCGATTTAACCTATAGCACCGTCTTACTGGGAAGCTTTCCTGGGGGGCTGTCGCAGATGGTTCTATTAGGAGAGGAAACGAAGGATGCTGATGAAGCGGTCATTGCCTTCATGCAAACTTTTCGGGTCATGATGGTCATCACGATTGTTCCTTGGCTGATTTTCCATGTCGTTGCAAAAGGACAAGAAGTTCCGGTTTTAGCTAGTGCTGATGTAACCTTTCGATATTTACCAGAGATTGATCCAATGGCCTTGTTTTGGTTAATTGCAGGACTGCCTGTTTTGATATGGGCTGCGAAAAAAATCAGTTTTCCGATTCCGTATTTGTTAATGCCATTGCTTCTGGTTGGTATTCTGAATATAGTTGGATTTCCGTCTCCATCCATGCCAACACTATGGATTGATGGGGCCCAGCTCTTATTTGGAACCTATCTTGGAGTGAAAATGAAATTTGATAAAGAGCATTTTTCTTTTAAAATGTTATCCATATGTTTTATTTTAAACCTGCTGTTAATCGGCTTTTGCATCCTGCTTGCAGAGGGATTATTTGCCCTGTTTCAGCTGCCGTTTAATGAAATGTTTCTCAGTACGGCGCCAGGCGGGATTGCGGAAATGGCTGTCACTGCTATTGCCGTTGAGGCCGATATATCAACTGTAACAAGCTTTCATTTATTTAGGATCTTTATGATTCTATTAATCGCCACACCGCTGATGAAATTCCTGTTTGCAGAGCGGGACATCGTACCGCAAGAACAGGAGAGTCGAAAACGAATGCATGTATAA
- a CDS encoding nuclease-related domain-containing protein — MNLLSRSIPTQILIIEALFRRLNPNHRIHKDLREEYNRRKKGVAGEKQIDYYLEFLPPEQFYIFRGLRLICDNKAFQIDTLVISQKFVLLIEAKDISGKLYFDESYKQLVCINEDGDQQVMEDPLEQVKRQSRQFVKWMGLKLDVPIEYLVVLGDSRTYIDPRSGPKYKDYILHAHALEEKIQELACKNQKDIFQEETLRKLTSRILTCHNPLSIDPQKTYQYSSADIIKGIQCPECKKFGMERANQVWECPHCKATSRDAHKQAILDYLLLIKPTITNKECRDFLGIKSRKIAHRLLNSMNLQFTGTNKSRIYYKPKHG; from the coding sequence TTGAATTTGTTAAGTCGATCTATTCCGACCCAAATTTTAATTATTGAGGCTTTATTCAGGAGGCTCAACCCAAACCATAGGATTCATAAAGATCTAAGAGAAGAATACAACAGAAGAAAGAAAGGTGTTGCTGGTGAAAAACAAATCGACTATTACCTCGAGTTTTTGCCCCCTGAACAATTCTATATTTTCCGAGGTCTCCGCTTAATCTGCGATAATAAAGCATTTCAAATTGATACTCTGGTAATCTCCCAAAAATTCGTTCTTCTAATCGAGGCGAAAGACATCAGCGGGAAACTTTACTTTGACGAAAGTTATAAACAATTAGTTTGCATTAATGAAGATGGCGATCAACAAGTTATGGAGGATCCACTGGAACAAGTAAAAAGACAAAGCCGGCAGTTTGTAAAATGGATGGGTTTAAAACTTGATGTTCCCATTGAATATTTGGTGGTACTAGGAGATTCCCGAACGTATATCGACCCAAGATCTGGTCCGAAATATAAAGATTACATTCTTCATGCCCATGCTCTTGAAGAAAAAATTCAGGAACTGGCATGCAAAAATCAAAAAGATATTTTTCAAGAAGAAACTTTACGAAAATTAACTTCACGCATATTGACTTGCCATAATCCTCTTTCCATAGACCCTCAAAAAACATACCAATATTCAAGTGCTGACATCATTAAAGGAATACAATGTCCTGAATGTAAAAAGTTTGGGATGGAGAGAGCTAATCAGGTGTGGGAGTGTCCTCATTGTAAAGCTACTTCCCGCGATGCTCATAAACAGGCGATTTTAGATTATTTGTTATTGATAAAACCTACGATTACGAATAAGGAATGCAGGGACTTTTTAGGGATTAAGTCACGAAAAATTGCTCATAGGCTTTTAAATTCAATGAATCTACAATTTACAGGTACGAACAAATCAAGAATATATTATAAACCTAAGCATGGTTGA